A part of Methanofollis sp. genomic DNA contains:
- a CDS encoding bifunctional nuclease family protein — translation MGTMEVRVKGVFLATGAAGAVPAVLLALSAGRSIPIYIGLWEAISINNALNHDVLPRPGTHDLFVSMLESFGIGVVRLHIDDLREGIFYARLISARNGAEESLDCRPSDGIAIALRAGAPISVEERVATDAGIEEADLPGFVDLATYLS, via the coding sequence ATGGGCACGATGGAGGTGCGGGTGAAGGGGGTCTTTCTGGCGACCGGAGCGGCCGGGGCTGTGCCGGCCGTCCTCCTCGCCCTTTCGGCGGGGAGGTCGATTCCCATCTATATCGGCCTGTGGGAGGCGATATCGATCAATAATGCCCTGAACCATGACGTCCTCCCGCGCCCGGGGACCCATGACCTCTTTGTCTCGATGCTGGAGTCCTTCGGCATCGGGGTGGTCAGGCTGCACATCGACGACCTGCGTGAGGGTATCTTCTATGCCCGCCTGATCTCGGCACGGAACGGTGCCGAGGAGAGTCTGGACTGCCGGCCGAGCGATGGGATCGCGATCGCCCTTCGGGCGGGAGCGCCGATCTCGGTCGAGGAGAGGGTGGCCACGGATGCAGGGATAGAAGAGGCCGATCTCCCGGGTTTTGTCGACCTTGCCACCTATCTCTCCTGA